One part of the Phycisphaeraceae bacterium genome encodes these proteins:
- a CDS encoding DUF4410 domain-containing protein, translated as MSASIVVRVLVSILFSWLPIWMAACSGGSSSPSAYAGREPSEVRKPVYITDFMVAPGAAPANTNVLGREPVAERLGIVPHEDQETRSRKLVELFSKTLAEDLSNAGMRAVVVGAGPIPPEDGWVVRGEFVRLDEGNRLARTAIGLGAGAAEVRVIATVADSAHDSRNAGQHYDLEKKAGLLPGAVFLMNPYAAAAKFVISKAAPDVDVKRAAQALSDQIVQGIRDGSLERQLAEASR; from the coding sequence ATGAGTGCATCGATCGTCGTTCGGGTGCTGGTTTCGATCCTCTTCTCGTGGCTCCCGATCTGGATGGCCGCCTGTTCCGGCGGCTCTTCATCACCGTCCGCGTACGCGGGACGTGAGCCGAGCGAGGTTCGCAAGCCCGTTTACATCACCGATTTCATGGTCGCCCCTGGTGCGGCCCCGGCAAACACCAACGTACTCGGCCGTGAGCCTGTAGCGGAGCGGCTGGGCATCGTCCCCCATGAAGACCAGGAAACCAGAAGCCGCAAGCTTGTCGAGCTCTTCTCGAAGACACTCGCCGAGGACCTCTCGAACGCCGGCATGCGGGCGGTGGTGGTCGGGGCAGGTCCGATCCCTCCCGAAGACGGGTGGGTTGTCCGCGGAGAGTTCGTCCGTCTCGACGAGGGCAATCGGCTTGCGCGGACCGCCATCGGGCTCGGCGCCGGCGCCGCCGAAGTCCGTGTCATTGCCACGGTTGCCGATTCTGCGCACGACTCCAGGAACGCAGGGCAGCACTACGACCTTGAGAAGAAGGCCGGGCTGCTCCCCGGCGCCGTGTTCCTGATGAACCCCTATGCCGCCGCTGCAAAGTTCGTGATCTCCAAGGCTGCGCCCGATGTCGATGTCAAGCGTGCGGCCCAGGCTCTCAGCGATCAAATCGTTCAGGGGATCAGGGACGGCTCACTCGAAAGGCAGCTGGCCGAGGCGTCTCGCTAG
- a CDS encoding SpoIIE family protein phosphatase, translating into MGHSTVEGHSVGRPGRPRGGLSLTWQLIALAVLTAIAATSLVAWLGFRAEMESVHREVDARLRAIASAVPDVLPADYSGRVLRGEVTEAQYDALVTKLTRLAREAEVWYLYACEHRDGQILMLASSATEKELLAHDWARLLEPYEQPPAAITHALETGQPRFASYTDKYGSFRSVFVPAGDAVGRYVVGADVRLDDLHEVASANLRWYAMAGLGVAAVVGLVGVVAGRRIARPIATLSRDVKTFTDGDFSNDDESLASLGRLASRGGRETRDLAGTFLEMRNQLVRHIDDLTRVTAEKERITSQLEIARDIQRGLLPSAPPPADGFDIAGWSEAAEQAGGDFYDWSMTSEGRVIVTVADVTGHGIGPAIMAAVCRAYARASLHGRRPLVEIIDRMNRLVCADTHGRQFVTFFAGILDPGLSTMTILSAGHGPLLLYRAATREIEQPATHGLPLGIVEDAEHDPGTDLRFDPGDILLVVSDGFFEWMSTQGEQFGVERLTASFLAAAALPSEQIIERIRADVEAFTAGTQQPDDMTAVAIRCTGAASR; encoded by the coding sequence ATGGGTCACTCCACAGTCGAGGGTCATTCCGTGGGCCGACCAGGCCGCCCTCGCGGCGGCCTGAGCCTGACATGGCAGTTGATCGCGCTGGCGGTGCTGACGGCGATCGCAGCGACCTCGCTGGTTGCCTGGCTTGGGTTTCGGGCGGAGATGGAGTCGGTGCACCGCGAGGTGGATGCCAGGCTGCGTGCGATCGCATCGGCGGTGCCGGATGTGCTGCCGGCGGACTATTCCGGGCGAGTCCTGCGTGGGGAGGTGACCGAGGCGCAGTACGACGCGCTTGTGACGAAGCTCACCCGCCTGGCCCGTGAAGCCGAGGTGTGGTACCTGTACGCCTGCGAGCATCGCGACGGACAAATTCTGATGCTGGCTTCGAGCGCCACGGAGAAGGAACTGCTGGCGCACGACTGGGCGAGGCTTCTTGAGCCCTACGAGCAGCCTCCCGCCGCGATCACCCACGCGCTGGAGACGGGGCAGCCGCGGTTCGCGTCCTACACCGACAAGTACGGTTCGTTTCGATCGGTCTTTGTGCCCGCCGGCGATGCCGTCGGACGCTACGTGGTTGGCGCTGACGTCCGGTTGGACGATCTCCACGAAGTCGCCAGCGCCAATCTGCGGTGGTATGCGATGGCCGGGCTCGGGGTCGCCGCCGTGGTTGGGCTGGTCGGGGTGGTCGCCGGACGCCGGATTGCACGCCCGATCGCGACCCTCTCTCGGGACGTCAAGACCTTCACCGACGGCGACTTCAGCAATGATGACGAGAGCCTGGCGAGTCTGGGTCGCCTCGCCTCTCGCGGCGGGCGAGAGACGCGAGACCTTGCCGGGACATTCCTGGAGATGCGGAACCAGCTCGTCCGGCACATCGATGACCTGACGCGCGTGACCGCGGAGAAGGAGCGGATCACCAGCCAACTCGAGATCGCCCGGGATATCCAGCGTGGTCTGCTGCCCTCAGCTCCACCACCCGCGGACGGGTTCGATATTGCCGGCTGGAGCGAGGCGGCCGAGCAGGCCGGTGGGGACTTCTACGACTGGTCGATGACCTCTGAGGGCAGGGTGATTGTAACCGTGGCGGATGTGACCGGGCACGGGATCGGGCCCGCGATCATGGCGGCGGTGTGCCGCGCGTACGCCAGGGCGTCGTTGCACGGCCGGCGGCCGCTTGTCGAGATCATCGATCGGATGAATCGGTTGGTGTGCGCAGACACCCATGGCCGACAGTTTGTCACGTTCTTCGCCGGGATCCTGGACCCCGGCTTGTCAACCATGACAATCCTGTCCGCGGGGCATGGGCCGCTGCTGCTTTACCGCGCGGCAACCCGGGAGATCGAGCAGCCGGCGACGCACGGCCTGCCGCTCGGGATCGTTGAAGATGCCGAACATGACCCGGGGACGGACCTTCGGTTCGATCCCGGTGACATTCTGCTGGTTGTTTCCGATGGATTCTTCGAGTGGATGAGCACCCAAGGCGAGCAGTTCGGGGTCGAGCGGTTGACGGCGTCGTTCCTCGCAGCAGCGGCGCTGCCTTCGGAGCAGATCATCGAGCGAATCCGGGCCGACGTCGAGGCGTTTACTGCCGGAACGCAGCAACCGGACGACATGACCGCGGTCGCGATCCGGTGTACCGGCGCCGCTTCGAGGTGA
- a CDS encoding DUF4239 domain-containing protein, whose amino-acid sequence MSLMWLFNLPTWLFCIGTMGVSVAFSVGGLIASRPLVHRWLGESHASNEMVSYFLSAIGVFYGITLGLIAVGVWETYSSVGDAASREAASIAALYRDVSALSEPHSTELRESLRSYTRHVIDDAWPMQRRGEIPHGGTVHISAFSNSLTNFEPGSIREQTVQAEAFRQLNNLIELRRRRVEAEFAGMPLMLWMVVLIGAVLNVVTTWLFVVPRLGLHIALVAIMSALIGLLIYMMAAMDHPYLGDMSITSEAYEIVYNDLMISET is encoded by the coding sequence ATGAGTCTCATGTGGCTGTTCAACCTTCCGACATGGCTGTTCTGCATCGGGACCATGGGCGTGTCGGTCGCATTCAGCGTCGGGGGCTTGATCGCGTCCCGCCCCTTGGTCCACCGATGGCTCGGTGAATCCCACGCCTCGAACGAGATGGTCAGCTATTTCCTCTCGGCGATCGGTGTCTTCTACGGCATCACGCTCGGCTTGATCGCTGTTGGTGTCTGGGAAACCTATTCGAGCGTGGGTGACGCCGCGTCCCGCGAGGCGGCCTCGATCGCCGCTCTGTACCGTGATGTGTCGGCGCTCTCCGAGCCGCACAGCACCGAGCTGCGCGAGTCGCTCCGTTCCTACACACGTCACGTCATCGACGACGCGTGGCCGATGCAGCGCCGCGGCGAGATACCCCACGGCGGCACCGTCCACATCTCGGCGTTCTCGAACAGCCTCACCAACTTCGAGCCGGGCTCGATCCGGGAGCAGACCGTGCAGGCCGAGGCTTTCCGACAGCTCAACAACCTCATCGAACTTCGACGCCGGCGGGTCGAGGCCGAGTTCGCCGGTATGCCGCTGATGCTCTGGATGGTCGTGCTGATCGGGGCGGTGCTGAATGTTGTCACTACGTGGCTATTCGTTGTCCCACGACTTGGCCTTCACATCGCTCTCGTCGCCATCATGTCCGCGCTCATCGGCCTGCTCATCTACATGATGGCCGCGATGGATCACCCCTATCTGGGAGACATGAGCATCACGTCCGAGGCGTACGAAATCGTCTACAACGACCTGATGATCAGCGAGACATAG
- a CDS encoding saccharopine dehydrogenase NADP-binding domain-containing protein, protein MKNVLVLGAGKVGKSVAELLLVLGRGEYRVTIADRDEAVLRGVEANLKSLTGVLASGGQHAIRRVDVASTESVRAALAGQDYVICMLPFNFVAGIAEAANEAGVHYFDVTEDVETTDRVRAIADGGHGRVALAPQCGLAPGYVAIAAHDVARRFDVVHGLTLRVGALPQFPTNALKYNITWSADGVVNEYCEPCNAMLGGRHVKVPALEGLERFSFEGVEYEAFYTSGGVGTLIETLEAEGKVTPETAVAYKTIRYPGHRDLMKFLLQDLRLGAEHADASSRGKSGTPFTRALAVELLEHAVPYTLQDLVVVFINGIGMRSGRREQVNFKRIVRATRIAGRVWPAIELTTAAGVCGMVELHRLGKLPKTGLIRQEQCSLEMFDSTPFALGYNDPERIESIVIAGA, encoded by the coding sequence ATGAAGAACGTGCTCGTGCTGGGGGCCGGCAAGGTCGGCAAGTCCGTTGCGGAGCTGCTCCTGGTGCTCGGTCGCGGGGAGTACCGCGTGACGATCGCAGACCGGGATGAGGCCGTTCTGAGAGGCGTCGAAGCCAACCTCAAGTCGCTCACCGGTGTCCTGGCCTCGGGCGGGCAGCACGCGATTCGCCGGGTGGACGTGGCGAGCACCGAATCGGTACGCGCAGCCTTGGCGGGCCAGGACTATGTCATCTGCATGCTGCCGTTCAACTTCGTGGCCGGGATCGCCGAGGCGGCCAACGAGGCAGGCGTGCACTACTTCGACGTGACCGAAGACGTCGAAACGACAGATCGTGTCCGCGCCATCGCCGATGGGGGGCACGGCCGGGTGGCGCTGGCGCCCCAGTGTGGACTGGCGCCGGGGTACGTCGCGATTGCAGCGCACGATGTTGCCCGCCGGTTCGACGTGGTCCACGGGCTCACGCTGCGCGTGGGCGCCCTGCCACAGTTCCCCACCAATGCGCTCAAGTACAACATCACCTGGTCAGCCGATGGGGTGGTGAACGAGTACTGCGAACCGTGCAACGCCATGCTCGGCGGCCGGCATGTCAAGGTGCCTGCGCTGGAAGGGCTGGAGAGGTTCTCCTTCGAGGGCGTGGAGTACGAAGCGTTCTACACGTCCGGCGGGGTCGGTACGCTGATCGAGACGCTTGAAGCAGAGGGCAAGGTCACTCCCGAGACAGCGGTGGCGTACAAGACGATCCGCTATCCGGGCCACCGGGATTTGATGAAGTTCTTGTTGCAAGACCTCCGCCTCGGCGCCGAACACGCGGATGCTTCCAGCCGGGGGAAGTCGGGGACTCCGTTCACCCGTGCCCTTGCGGTGGAGTTGCTGGAGCATGCCGTGCCCTACACGCTGCAGGATCTGGTCGTGGTGTTCATCAACGGCATCGGGATGCGGTCCGGGAGGCGTGAGCAGGTCAACTTCAAACGGATCGTGCGGGCGACACGGATCGCCGGGCGGGTGTGGCCGGCGATCGAGTTGACGACCGCTGCCGGGGTGTGCGGGATGGTCGAGCTTCACCGGCTTGGGAAACTCCCGAAGACGGGGCTGATCCGCCAGGAGCAGTGCTCACTGGAGATGTTCGACAGCACTCCCTTTGCGTTGGGGTACAACGATCCGGAGCGGATCGAGAGCATTGTGATCGCCGGGGCGTAG
- a CDS encoding class I SAM-dependent methyltransferase produces the protein MGVKTAGFYDSTYQHFDDAIYQDIRRATWGEDMGQNGWITVPEQDQFIQWLSIIPGCEVLDVACGSGGPALRVAERTGARMTGVDIDADGIAAARRETGRRRLTHQAVFEVVDAGQPLRFAEKTFDAVMCIDAVNHLPDRAGIFAEWARVLKPGGRLLFTDPIVITGPLTNAEIAARSSIGFFLFVARETNDQMLARAGLRLIVKEDVTEAVALAASAWQAARQVREVELRRLEGEALYRANQEFLAVAARIARERRLSRFVYVAEKPD, from the coding sequence ATGGGTGTCAAAACGGCCGGGTTTTACGACTCGACCTACCAGCACTTCGACGATGCGATCTACCAAGATATCCGGCGTGCGACCTGGGGTGAGGACATGGGACAGAACGGCTGGATCACCGTTCCGGAGCAGGATCAGTTCATCCAGTGGCTATCCATCATTCCGGGGTGCGAGGTGCTCGACGTCGCTTGCGGCTCGGGTGGGCCGGCCCTGCGGGTCGCCGAGCGAACCGGTGCCAGGATGACGGGAGTCGACATCGATGCTGACGGTATCGCGGCCGCGCGCCGTGAGACGGGTAGGCGGCGGCTCACGCATCAGGCAGTCTTCGAGGTGGTCGATGCGGGGCAACCGCTTCGCTTTGCGGAGAAGACATTCGATGCCGTGATGTGCATCGACGCCGTGAATCACTTGCCCGACCGGGCCGGCATCTTCGCCGAATGGGCCCGCGTGCTCAAGCCCGGCGGCCGACTCCTGTTCACGGATCCGATTGTCATCACAGGTCCGCTCACCAATGCCGAGATCGCGGCACGGAGCTCGATTGGCTTCTTCTTGTTTGTCGCAAGGGAGACAAACGACCAGATGCTCGCGCGCGCAGGTCTGCGGCTGATCGTCAAGGAGGACGTGACCGAGGCCGTGGCTCTCGCGGCTTCAGCATGGCAAGCGGCTCGGCAGGTCCGGGAAGTCGAACTGCGGCGACTCGAGGGCGAGGCTCTGTATCGCGCCAACCAGGAGTTTCTCGCGGTCGCCGCCCGCATCGCGAGGGAGCGCCGGCTCTCCCGGTTCGTGTACGTGGCGGAAAAGCCCGATTGA
- a CDS encoding glycoside hydrolase family 15 protein, with the protein MEYRPIANYGVIGDMHTAALVGLDGSIDWLCLPRFDSPSVFARILDAEKGGHFSISPVDDQAAARQFYWPDTNALVTRFLSEAGAVELTDFMPVGSAARPYRQLIRKVSGVRGSVRLRLACRPAFDYARANHECRLTSHGAEFVAATASLRLISPVPLTVDGDAATCDLVVNEGETLIFAIESAGEQGRESEGPRLLTAHEGERLFRQTVDYWRRWVSQCHYTGRWREIIIRSALALKLMTYEPTGAIIAAPTCSLPEELGGTRNWDYRYTWVRDAAFTVYAFLRLGFRSEAKAYMDFLARAGAQQRSDRPLQVLYGIDGRTTVDEQTLDHLDGYRGSKPVRIGNGAVSQLQMDIYGELLDAAYLFNKWGEPVSAAMWQTLRHIADWVCDNWRLADEGIWEIRADRRHFVYSKLMCWVAIDRALRLADKRSFPGDRARWLSTRDEIYAEILAKGWNPQVGAFTQSYGTDELDAANLMMPLVFFLAPSDPMMLSTLDAIMRPPSAGGLVSNSLVFRYNTSRGADGLPGDEGTFNICTFWLVEALTRAGKFDHRYLDEARLIFERMLGYANHLGLYAEETGPSGEALGNFPQAFTHLALISAAFNLDRSLGGGA; encoded by the coding sequence ATGGAATACCGCCCCATCGCCAACTACGGCGTCATCGGCGACATGCACACGGCCGCGCTCGTCGGTTTGGACGGCTCTATCGACTGGCTGTGTCTGCCCCGATTCGACTCACCGAGCGTGTTTGCGCGGATCCTGGACGCTGAGAAGGGCGGGCACTTCTCCATCTCGCCCGTTGACGACCAAGCCGCCGCCCGTCAGTTCTATTGGCCGGACACCAACGCACTCGTCACCCGGTTCTTATCCGAGGCTGGTGCCGTGGAGCTGACCGACTTCATGCCGGTGGGATCGGCCGCCCGTCCGTACCGCCAACTGATCCGCAAGGTCTCGGGCGTCCGTGGCAGCGTCCGGCTGCGCCTTGCGTGCAGGCCAGCGTTCGATTACGCGAGGGCGAATCATGAATGCCGACTCACCTCGCACGGCGCGGAGTTCGTTGCGGCGACCGCCTCGCTGCGGCTGATCAGCCCGGTTCCCCTGACTGTCGATGGAGACGCCGCGACATGCGATCTCGTCGTGAACGAGGGTGAGACACTGATCTTTGCCATCGAGAGCGCCGGCGAACAGGGTCGCGAGTCGGAGGGCCCCCGCCTGCTGACCGCCCACGAGGGCGAACGGCTGTTTCGACAAACCGTCGACTACTGGCGACGCTGGGTGAGCCAGTGCCACTACACCGGACGCTGGCGGGAGATCATCATCCGGTCGGCACTGGCCCTCAAACTCATGACCTACGAGCCCACCGGAGCGATCATCGCCGCGCCGACCTGCTCACTGCCGGAGGAACTGGGCGGCACCCGCAACTGGGACTACAGGTACACCTGGGTCCGCGATGCCGCGTTCACGGTCTACGCCTTCCTCCGCCTGGGCTTCCGCTCCGAGGCCAAGGCATACATGGACTTCCTCGCCCGAGCCGGCGCCCAGCAGCGTAGCGACCGTCCCCTGCAGGTCTTGTACGGCATTGACGGGAGGACGACGGTCGATGAGCAGACGCTGGACCACCTCGATGGCTACCGCGGCTCGAAACCGGTCCGGATCGGCAACGGCGCCGTCAGCCAGCTCCAGATGGACATCTACGGCGAGTTACTCGACGCTGCGTATCTGTTCAACAAGTGGGGCGAGCCGGTGTCGGCGGCGATGTGGCAGACTCTCCGCCACATTGCCGATTGGGTCTGCGACAACTGGAGGCTCGCCGACGAGGGGATCTGGGAGATCCGCGCCGATCGCCGGCACTTTGTCTATTCCAAGCTGATGTGCTGGGTCGCGATCGATCGGGCGCTTCGGCTCGCGGACAAGCGATCGTTCCCGGGCGACCGTGCCCGCTGGCTCAGCACCCGCGACGAGATCTACGCCGAGATCCTGGCCAAGGGCTGGAACCCGCAGGTCGGCGCATTTACGCAGTCGTACGGGACCGACGAACTGGACGCCGCCAACCTGATGATGCCGCTCGTGTTCTTCCTGGCGCCCAGCGATCCCATGATGCTCTCGACCCTCGACGCAATCATGCGGCCGCCCTCGGCTGGCGGGCTGGTCTCGAACAGCTTGGTGTTCCGCTACAACACCTCCCGCGGGGCCGACGGCCTGCCAGGGGACGAGGGAACGTTCAACATCTGCACATTCTGGCTGGTCGAGGCGCTGACACGGGCCGGGAAGTTCGATCACCGGTATTTGGACGAGGCGCGTCTGATCTTCGAGCGCATGCTCGGGTACGCCAACCACCTGGGGCTCTACGCCGAAGAGACCGGCCCGTCGGGAGAAGCTCTCGGGAACTTCCCACAAGCATTCACCCACCTTGCCCTGATCAGCGCCGCATTCAACCTTGACCGCTCCCTGGGGGGCGGAGCCTGA
- a CDS encoding PEP-CTERM sorting domain-containing protein (PEP-CTERM proteins occur, often in large numbers, in the proteomes of bacteria that also encode an exosortase, a predicted intramembrane cysteine proteinase. The presence of a PEP-CTERM domain at a protein's C-terminus predicts cleavage within the sorting domain, followed by covalent anchoring to some some component of the (usually Gram-negative) cell surface. Many PEP-CTERM proteins exhibit an unusual sequence composition that includes large numbers of potential glycosylation sites. Expression of one such protein has been shown restore the ability of a bacterium to form floc, a type of biofilm.) yields the protein MRRFVFCLAVLAGAAASASAELSFVSAVGNLSDGISSNIGNVQSMRSSGGLRDITAGDTYGAALLGQSPAGAAFVTNAAGRITSFVYDNAASFHGTLVGSAATVNMAELTIPTGPNSVRVIVGAFTTDSSNLWISGLNIGGQAMNQGRLDVGAGAFTDGLLWDNLPGAITSVSITNALFIDGSLVATSAPLTNGRVLPEMGSLVVWNGVVNSGVDETQMIFDITYVPAPGSVALLGLGGLLAARRRR from the coding sequence ATGCGTCGTTTTGTTTTCTGCCTCGCGGTTCTCGCGGGGGCCGCGGCGTCGGCGAGCGCTGAGCTCTCGTTCGTCTCGGCGGTGGGCAACCTGTCCGACGGAATCTCGAGCAACATTGGCAACGTGCAGTCCATGCGGAGCAGCGGCGGCCTGCGCGATATCACGGCCGGTGATACCTACGGCGCTGCGCTGCTCGGGCAGAGCCCGGCTGGCGCCGCCTTCGTGACCAACGCAGCCGGTCGCATCACCAGCTTCGTCTACGACAACGCGGCGTCCTTCCACGGCACGCTCGTTGGCAGCGCCGCAACGGTCAACATGGCCGAGCTCACCATTCCAACCGGCCCGAACTCGGTGCGAGTGATTGTCGGCGCCTTCACCACCGACAGCAGCAACCTCTGGATTTCCGGTCTCAACATCGGTGGTCAGGCGATGAACCAGGGACGTCTGGACGTAGGCGCCGGCGCGTTCACCGACGGCCTGCTGTGGGACAACCTCCCGGGCGCTATTACCAGCGTGTCAATTACCAATGCACTGTTCATCGATGGCAGCCTGGTTGCCACGAGCGCCCCTCTGACCAACGGTCGGGTGCTGCCCGAGATGGGTTCCTTGGTGGTATGGAACGGTGTTGTCAACTCTGGCGTCGACGAGACCCAGATGATCTTCGACATCACCTACGTCCCCGCCCCGGGCTCTGTCGCCCTGCTCGGCCTCGGCGGCCTGCTCGCAGCCCGTCGCCGCCGCTAG
- a CDS encoding peptide chain release factor-like protein, with the protein MIDSWPHPACLPEEDLLRQCTLDRGRSSGPGGQHRNKVETLVTISHVPSGIQAHAGERRSQAENKRVAVFRLRLTLAVEVRSTVPVGEIGSRLWRSRTGGGRIACNPEHEDFPAMLAEAMDVLGASGWEPRKAALRLDVTASQLVKLVKDHPPAFVRVNRERAAKGGHPLK; encoded by the coding sequence ATGATCGACTCTTGGCCACACCCTGCCTGCCTCCCGGAAGAGGATCTGCTCAGGCAGTGCACGCTCGACCGTGGGCGGTCCTCGGGCCCCGGGGGGCAACACCGCAACAAGGTCGAGACGCTGGTGACGATCAGCCACGTGCCCTCGGGCATCCAGGCCCATGCCGGAGAACGCAGATCGCAGGCCGAGAACAAGCGTGTGGCGGTGTTCCGGTTGCGACTCACGCTTGCTGTGGAGGTGAGGTCGACTGTTCCGGTGGGCGAGATTGGATCGAGGCTTTGGCGATCGCGGACCGGCGGGGGCAGGATCGCGTGCAACCCGGAGCACGAGGACTTTCCCGCCATGCTGGCCGAGGCGATGGATGTGCTTGGGGCTAGTGGGTGGGAGCCGAGGAAGGCCGCGTTGCGGCTTGACGTGACCGCCAGTCAACTGGTCAAACTGGTGAAGGACCATCCACCCGCATTTGTCAGGGTTAACCGCGAGCGGGCGGCCAAGGGGGGGCATCCGCTGAAGTAG
- the tsaD gene encoding tRNA (adenosine(37)-N6)-threonylcarbamoyltransferase complex transferase subunit TsaD — protein sequence MRRALHTILGIESSCDETAAAVVAGRRVLSNVIASQNDLHEEYGGVVPEIASRAHAERVLPVVRAALAEAGLRLDEVDAVAVGNRPGLIGSLLVGVAAAKGLAWALGVPIIGVDHVRAHLYAPVLCCEDSLDGLLPALGLVVSGGHTSLYRVENFADPQRIGATVDDAVGEAYDKAAAILGIPFPGGPNLDRLAAAGDPGAVDLPVSRLSRESLDFSFSGLKTAILYAARGVPDREGLAKPAVALDDARRRDLAASFQSAAIAAVMLKLERAIDAVPEARSVLVGGGVSANSLLRRKLGELAARRGVCVRLCDPGLCVDNAAMIAGLGGHLLSRYQPAGDPLSLAATPTVRG from the coding sequence GTGCGGCGTGCACTCCACACCATTCTGGGAATCGAGAGCTCGTGCGATGAGACCGCGGCGGCGGTTGTGGCCGGGCGTCGGGTCCTTTCCAACGTCATCGCATCCCAGAACGACCTGCACGAGGAGTATGGGGGCGTGGTGCCGGAGATCGCCAGCAGGGCCCACGCGGAGCGGGTACTGCCCGTAGTCAGGGCTGCACTTGCCGAGGCGGGCTTGAGGCTTGATGAGGTCGACGCGGTGGCCGTCGGCAATCGGCCGGGGCTCATCGGTTCGCTCCTGGTCGGGGTCGCCGCGGCCAAGGGGCTGGCGTGGGCACTTGGGGTGCCCATCATCGGCGTTGACCACGTTCGGGCGCACCTCTACGCCCCCGTGTTGTGCTGCGAGGATTCGTTGGATGGGCTGCTGCCGGCCCTTGGCTTGGTTGTCAGCGGCGGGCACACGTCCCTGTACCGAGTCGAGAACTTCGCTGATCCCCAGCGGATCGGCGCCACCGTGGATGATGCCGTAGGCGAGGCGTACGACAAGGCAGCCGCCATCCTGGGGATTCCCTTTCCCGGCGGACCGAATCTGGACCGACTCGCCGCCGCGGGTGATCCTGGGGCCGTCGACCTGCCGGTAAGCCGGCTCTCACGCGAGTCACTGGATTTCTCGTTCTCAGGGCTCAAAACGGCGATCCTCTACGCGGCGCGCGGGGTTCCAGATCGAGAGGGGCTGGCCAAGCCCGCGGTTGCGCTTGATGACGCCAGGAGACGGGACTTGGCGGCGTCCTTTCAGTCCGCGGCGATTGCCGCCGTCATGCTGAAGCTTGAGCGAGCGATTGACGCGGTTCCTGAAGCGAGGTCAGTGCTCGTTGGTGGGGGGGTGAGTGCAAACTCGTTGCTGCGGCGGAAGTTGGGTGAGCTGGCGGCCCGGCGCGGTGTCTGTGTTCGCCTTTGTGATCCGGGGCTCTGCGTCGACAATGCCGCGATGATTGCTGGCCTAGGTGGACACTTGCTCAGTCGGTACCAGCCCGCGGGCGATCCGCTCTCGCTCGCGGCCACCCCAACGGTTCGTGGCTAG